The nucleotide sequence TGTGGTGCTGGACACCGGAGCCACGACACTCACCGGCCACGGGGTCGCGCACTGCAACCCGGCGGACACGGACGTGCCGGAGATCGGTGACGAGCTGGCGGCCGGCCGGGCCATGCGCGACCTCTCCGCGCAACTGGTGAAGGTCGCCGAGCAGGACATCGAAGGCATGGGTGCTTCCCGGACCGGCTCGCGCACCCAGCAGGCCGCCGGGTGGCCCATGTGACCGCCGACGGCGAAACAACCTGGACAACCTCGCGGGGGTGCCGGTGCCGGTCCGGGAACCCCGCTCAGTGAGCAGCAGCCCCGGCCCGAGGAGTGGTGGGCTGTCGCCCCACAAGGAAGTGAGGAGGATGACCGATGACACTGCCTGTCCGTCGCAGTAGGAGCGCTGTCCCCGCGTGGGACCCGTTCCGCGAACTCGAGGATCTGCACAGCCGGATGGACCGGCTCATGCAGTCCGCGTTCCCCGGTGCCGGGGAGTTCGGCACGCCCGAGGCGTGGGCGCCGCTGGCCGAAGTCGAGGACACCGAGGACGCGTATCTGGTGGAGCTGGAACTCCCCGGCGTGAGCAAGGACCAGATCACCGTGGAGGTCGCCAACGGCGAACTCGATGTCCACGGCAAGATCAAGGAGAAGGAACGCACCGGTGTGGTCCGGCGGCACACCCGCCACATCGGGCAGTTCGACTACCGCACGAGTCTGCCGCCGAACTCCGACCCCGAGCACATCAGCGCGGATCTGACCGACGGAGTCCTCACCG is from Streptomyces sp. NBC_01314 and encodes:
- a CDS encoding DUF1876 domain-containing protein, which translates into the protein MPHTVEWKVRLHLFEEEGTTKARVVLDTGATTLTGHGVAHCNPADTDVPEIGDELAAGRAMRDLSAQLVKVAEQDIEGMGASRTGSRTQQAAGWPM
- a CDS encoding Hsp20/alpha crystallin family protein, which codes for MTLPVRRSRSAVPAWDPFRELEDLHSRMDRLMQSAFPGAGEFGTPEAWAPLAEVEDTEDAYLVELELPGVSKDQITVEVANGELDVHGKIKEKERTGVVRRHTRHIGQFDYRTSLPPNSDPEHISADLTDGVLTVRVPKAEKSKPQRIEISG